The Caulifigura coniformis genome includes a region encoding these proteins:
- a CDS encoding ParB/RepB/Spo0J family partition protein: MTTAAAKRTTRMPDHWKCTDCGALNAIDLDDCARCEQNRLNATNHATWQAWHADLSGSHDLANVDLEMLRDAYYERKEPPTVAAARLGLPALVIGTKRPKAGTTAAIPGTIDGIPETQAAAAAKEKAATRTVGVETIDLDLKLVDVSKFNPRQTFNQEALESLGKSLARRQIEPIAVRRLDRGRYELLWGERRLRAARLVGLKSLRAEIHECNGQEAIFLRGEENERREQLDAIEQAIWYQQLIDTGLTQQQVAEMVGCEQAKISTAVGMLKLPADWQKRIIAREITPTHAKALLAWKERPTVLAAVAKALDEWKKPKYGDPRTGTIPSREFERMVEDAVVKCTRSLSKGRVHESGGCHFTVTKQLREQLDVVTVKMPWGGAPQPRAFNVSLWARLNKEAKAAAKKKAGDSKPAPARQTFPTHEGPYAYQIDRTLNESLGAMVAARLKKSDRELTLRLLFIGCERGISLVAPGAEKHQRLDDREIWDWLAPLNKGQLESAAFEVAKAALVDGGIEAMALLPIATELGFDIKAEWKATAADLEIFPLRSLQKMPAAKRSGYAGSDKAELIAAMVDCWTPGELPKEFEKALKEPAS; encoded by the coding sequence ATGACGACAGCAGCAGCCAAGCGGACGACGAGGATGCCCGATCATTGGAAGTGCACAGATTGCGGCGCTTTGAACGCGATCGATCTCGACGATTGTGCTCGATGTGAACAGAACCGCCTGAATGCGACGAATCACGCGACCTGGCAGGCGTGGCACGCTGACCTGTCCGGATCGCATGATCTGGCGAACGTCGACCTCGAAATGCTTCGGGACGCTTACTACGAGCGGAAGGAACCGCCGACTGTCGCGGCCGCTCGGCTCGGATTGCCGGCGCTGGTGATCGGAACGAAACGGCCGAAAGCCGGGACGACTGCCGCGATTCCCGGAACGATTGACGGCATTCCGGAAACGCAGGCCGCGGCCGCGGCGAAGGAAAAGGCTGCGACGCGAACCGTGGGAGTCGAGACGATCGACCTCGATCTGAAGTTGGTCGACGTCTCGAAATTCAATCCGCGGCAGACGTTCAACCAGGAGGCGCTGGAGTCCCTGGGGAAGTCGCTGGCCCGCCGGCAGATTGAGCCGATCGCGGTTCGCCGGCTCGATCGCGGCCGCTACGAACTTCTTTGGGGGGAACGCAGGCTGCGGGCCGCTCGCCTGGTCGGGCTGAAGTCGCTGCGAGCGGAGATCCACGAGTGCAACGGCCAGGAAGCCATCTTCCTTCGCGGGGAGGAGAATGAACGTCGCGAGCAACTGGACGCGATCGAGCAGGCCATCTGGTACCAGCAACTGATCGATACCGGCCTGACGCAGCAGCAGGTCGCCGAGATGGTCGGCTGCGAGCAGGCGAAGATCTCGACGGCCGTCGGGATGCTGAAGCTGCCGGCGGATTGGCAGAAACGAATTATCGCGCGCGAAATAACGCCGACCCATGCCAAGGCCCTGCTCGCCTGGAAGGAGCGTCCGACCGTCCTGGCGGCTGTCGCAAAGGCCTTGGATGAGTGGAAGAAACCGAAGTACGGCGACCCGCGGACCGGGACGATTCCGTCCCGCGAGTTCGAACGGATGGTCGAAGACGCCGTGGTGAAGTGCACGCGATCGCTGAGCAAGGGCCGCGTGCACGAGTCCGGCGGATGCCACTTCACGGTCACGAAACAACTGCGTGAGCAGCTCGACGTCGTCACGGTGAAGATGCCTTGGGGCGGCGCGCCGCAGCCGCGGGCGTTCAACGTCTCGCTTTGGGCCAGGCTCAACAAGGAGGCGAAAGCCGCGGCCAAAAAGAAGGCCGGCGACTCGAAGCCGGCACCGGCGCGACAGACCTTCCCAACGCATGAAGGGCCCTACGCGTACCAGATCGATCGCACCCTGAATGAGTCTCTTGGCGCGATGGTCGCCGCACGACTGAAGAAGTCTGATCGGGAGCTGACGCTGCGGCTCCTGTTCATCGGATGCGAGCGAGGTATCTCCCTTGTAGCCCCGGGCGCGGAGAAGCATCAGCGACTTGATGACCGCGAGATCTGGGATTGGCTCGCGCCGCTCAACAAGGGACAGCTCGAGTCAGCCGCGTTCGAAGTGGCGAAGGCCGCGCTTGTGGACGGCGGCATAGAGGCAATGGCCCTGTTGCCCATTGCGACCGAACTCGGCTTTGACATCAAAGCGGAGTGGAAAGCGACCGCCGCCGACCTCGAAATCTTCCCGCTGAGGAGCTTGCAGAAGATGCCAGCTGCCAAGCGGTCCGGCTATGCCGGCTCAGACAAAGCGGAACTCATCGCCGCGATGGTGGACTGCTGGACTCCCGGCGAACTGCCCAAAGAGTTCGAGAAGGCCTTGAAGGAGCCTGCATCGTGA
- a CDS encoding GPI anchored serine-threonine rich family protein — translation MAVTLTKSFDFPITVPYSRPAEVVTSAAPGGLEIVGADIIKRPIGARFASGGQAAPGTNGLVTGGSFWRWNFNGYLIVMQTWYRFTSISQVARNLAFNYTGGLYALYPTTGGNFELEHPSTVSNGGPQEFTDSGVAIPMHQWFELSVAVSIRGISATFDMQYELKYRLAGSSEWVPILNITPAVYAGGGIATCYMGLWSQGGGAIGNAAVSCPRVWTGDQSDAIAFTAAGIDPNVIDPVEERHTYYVGAGGSDDADGLSESTRWATFGKVNTAQSEGTIFGIAPDTTAVAAAKSALDTARNDGTDDLSALEAAFEEAMIDLCAAGDLISVDGTNYDTDAGFLNLTAPGITLDLNGTTLDCRHTLDAGDWSAVDGHPGVWQQSLEADKHVGSVLWRNNVWLTFYKLGTYVGVLDDLLTAMESAAGPSFYVAQDGLTVYYAGSNPTTDGAAYKISYRRGTNSESPVNVTTNCSRVTNGEIDGSCRARYSDGDPYVDYSVQHGDISGFHLCDNIVSTRASKHSFGLTSNANDATVMWLDCEAGAGTAYDPNSFTSYVDFRGGGTGTIATYYHGCSITGILGSVGSTGGGTSGLAYYSHSLGQAIAGPHFTRCAFLSGSIAAEGINNSKMTVHGSVCGLIEWASDDGVEVRRSRIGLSGAGGSPIRIFNSVLDFTGSTSSGGYRSAAGVTEIYGCTLDFTSASPEQGTWLDAGDVEMVAKGNLLLFGAGTNGWIRAAESSDTFDFDWNVYAGPATSVRPLLSYNDGSTTADREFQFGEQDANGLRVDDAEIDPDDYTPGSGSVAIGMIDSGAIAELAGTRSYNNVLRSGAMTAGAIEVAGSPAEISAVAVSPTSPTEGQAASITWASTDVTTVNILLSLDGGSSYPNTIVSGTASDGSHAWTPTNGQVGATARIKVVNAADAGVFAESSIFTVQAADPPPSPEITNVAVDAIVLASVPTAINWASEDVDAVDILLSIDGGASFPIVLADDLENAGTYTWTPSADQVSATAVLRVLAALPGIAADDSTPFKIATTSPSQGSGVVSSFSDEALAQLAAAVPQPLFATVASNSRRLMAPTQLEARTREQRRHRVPITADRQPVDLRSMTLQFALKLSATVTIVVDEFDVEGAAFNIASFVVPASAHTASGTFPFSIRNTALVAGEKDLAWCEGMYVVEDVPGPVTA, via the coding sequence ATGGCTGTCACGCTCACCAAATCATTCGACTTCCCGATTACCGTGCCCTACAGCCGGCCCGCGGAGGTTGTCACGTCCGCTGCTCCGGGTGGCCTGGAGATCGTCGGTGCGGACATCATAAAGCGCCCGATCGGAGCGAGGTTCGCCTCGGGAGGCCAGGCCGCTCCGGGAACCAACGGGCTCGTCACGGGTGGGTCTTTCTGGCGGTGGAACTTCAACGGCTACCTGATCGTGATGCAGACGTGGTATCGCTTCACGTCGATCAGTCAGGTCGCTCGAAATCTCGCATTCAATTACACGGGCGGGCTCTACGCGCTCTATCCGACGACTGGCGGCAACTTTGAATTGGAGCATCCCAGCACCGTTTCTAACGGCGGGCCGCAGGAATTCACGGACTCCGGTGTCGCGATCCCGATGCACCAGTGGTTCGAACTGAGTGTCGCCGTCAGCATCCGAGGCATCTCGGCGACGTTCGATATGCAGTACGAACTCAAATACCGGCTGGCTGGCTCATCAGAGTGGGTTCCGATCCTCAACATCACGCCGGCCGTCTATGCAGGTGGCGGGATCGCGACCTGCTATATGGGCCTCTGGAGTCAGGGCGGCGGTGCGATCGGCAACGCGGCCGTCAGTTGTCCGCGTGTCTGGACCGGCGATCAGTCGGATGCCATTGCTTTCACGGCGGCGGGGATCGACCCGAACGTCATCGACCCTGTTGAGGAAAGGCACACCTACTACGTTGGGGCAGGTGGTTCCGATGACGCTGATGGTCTAAGCGAGTCGACTCGGTGGGCCACGTTCGGGAAGGTTAATACGGCCCAGTCGGAAGGCACGATCTTCGGCATCGCACCGGACACGACCGCGGTTGCTGCTGCGAAATCTGCTCTGGATACCGCTCGCAACGATGGGACGGACGACCTCTCCGCTCTTGAGGCGGCGTTCGAAGAGGCAATGATCGACCTGTGTGCCGCCGGCGATCTGATTTCCGTCGACGGCACGAACTATGACACTGACGCCGGCTTCCTGAACCTGACCGCACCGGGCATCACGCTCGACCTGAACGGCACGACTCTCGACTGTCGACATACGCTTGATGCTGGCGACTGGTCGGCAGTCGACGGGCATCCAGGCGTGTGGCAGCAGTCGCTTGAGGCAGATAAGCATGTCGGCTCCGTCCTTTGGCGGAACAACGTCTGGCTGACGTTCTACAAACTCGGCACGTACGTCGGCGTTCTCGACGACCTGCTGACGGCGATGGAGTCGGCCGCTGGTCCGTCGTTCTACGTCGCCCAGGATGGACTGACCGTCTACTACGCCGGCTCAAATCCGACCACAGACGGGGCGGCCTACAAGATCAGCTACCGGCGAGGCACGAACAGTGAATCGCCGGTCAACGTCACCACCAACTGTTCTCGCGTGACGAATGGAGAGATCGACGGGAGTTGTCGGGCACGCTATTCGGACGGCGATCCCTATGTGGACTACAGCGTCCAGCATGGGGACATCAGCGGCTTCCATCTGTGTGACAACATCGTTTCGACACGAGCATCAAAGCACTCGTTCGGTCTCACGAGCAACGCGAACGATGCGACGGTCATGTGGTTGGACTGCGAGGCTGGAGCTGGCACGGCCTACGACCCGAACTCGTTCACCAGCTACGTCGACTTTCGCGGCGGCGGGACCGGGACGATCGCGACCTACTATCACGGTTGCAGCATTACCGGGATCTTGGGCAGCGTCGGATCGACTGGCGGCGGCACGTCCGGCCTGGCCTATTACAGCCATTCGCTCGGCCAGGCGATCGCCGGGCCGCACTTCACGCGATGCGCATTCCTCAGTGGCTCGATCGCCGCCGAGGGAATCAACAACAGCAAGATGACCGTTCACGGCTCGGTGTGCGGTCTGATTGAGTGGGCCAGCGACGACGGTGTCGAAGTTCGTCGAAGCAGGATCGGCCTGTCTGGCGCGGGTGGAAGTCCCATTCGGATCTTCAACTCAGTTCTCGATTTCACGGGCAGCACGTCCAGCGGGGGCTACCGCTCGGCCGCGGGCGTCACGGAGATCTACGGCTGCACGCTGGACTTCACGTCCGCATCGCCGGAGCAAGGGACATGGTTGGATGCCGGCGACGTGGAGATGGTCGCCAAGGGCAACCTTCTTCTGTTCGGTGCAGGAACCAACGGTTGGATTCGTGCGGCCGAGTCGTCCGACACGTTCGACTTCGATTGGAACGTCTACGCCGGACCGGCCACGAGCGTTCGTCCCCTACTGTCCTACAACGACGGCAGCACGACGGCTGACAGGGAGTTTCAGTTCGGTGAACAGGACGCGAATGGGCTTCGAGTCGATGACGCGGAAATTGACCCCGATGACTACACGCCCGGTTCGGGCTCGGTCGCCATCGGCATGATCGACAGCGGAGCCATCGCCGAACTGGCCGGGACACGCTCCTACAACAACGTCCTCCGTTCCGGAGCGATGACGGCCGGGGCCATTGAGGTCGCTGGCAGCCCGGCCGAGATTTCCGCGGTCGCGGTCTCCCCAACCTCCCCGACCGAGGGGCAGGCGGCGTCGATCACCTGGGCGTCTACGGATGTCACCACGGTCAACATCCTGCTCAGCCTCGACGGCGGGAGCAGCTACCCGAACACGATCGTCAGCGGCACGGCCAGCGACGGTTCTCATGCGTGGACGCCAACGAACGGTCAGGTCGGCGCGACGGCCCGGATCAAGGTTGTCAACGCAGCAGATGCCGGAGTCTTCGCCGAATCGTCGATCTTCACGGTCCAGGCAGCCGATCCCCCACCTTCGCCGGAGATCACGAACGTGGCAGTCGACGCCATCGTTCTCGCCAGCGTGCCCACCGCTATTAACTGGGCGTCGGAAGATGTCGACGCCGTCGACATCCTGCTGTCGATCGATGGCGGCGCGTCATTTCCCATCGTCCTCGCCGACGATCTCGAGAACGCGGGAACCTATACTTGGACGCCCTCGGCGGACCAGGTGTCCGCGACTGCAGTGCTGCGAGTGCTCGCCGCCCTCCCCGGAATCGCAGCCGACGATTCCACCCCCTTCAAGATCGCCACGACGTCCCCCTCCCAGGGATCCGGCGTGGTGAGCAGTTTCAGTGATGAGGCCTTGGCCCAGCTGGCCGCGGCCGTGCCTCAGCCACTGTTCGCAACAGTCGCCTCGAACTCCCGCCGGCTGATGGCACCGACGCAGCTCGAGGCCAGGACAAGAGAGCAACGCCGCCATCGCGTGCCCATTACAGCGGACCGGCAGCCGGTCGACCTGCGATCGATGACTCTGCAGTTCGCCCTCAAGCTCTCGGCAACGGTTACGATCGTGGTCGACGAATTCGACGTAGAAGGCGCAGCGTTCAACATCGCGAGCTTCGTTGTGCCGGCCAGCGCGCACACCGCTTCAGGAACGTTCCCCTTCTCGATCCGCAACACCGCTCTCGTCGCAGGCGAAAAGGATCTGGCCTGGTGCGAAGGCATGTACGTGGTTGAGGACGTTCCGGGCCCGGTCACCGCTTGA
- a CDS encoding DNA cytosine methyltransferase — translation MRTGSHDAPFDEVAPTAIDLFSGCGGTTLGLVQAGFDVVAGVEIDPLARKAYELNHPAIPLWDDVCQVDVPQLLARLKRKSGQIDLVVGCPPCQAHSALARLNGGRYIRNPENKDLVFELLRIVEGVNPKIVMIENVPRLAEEPRFRKVLRKLREVGYVGQPTILNARDYGVPQRRLRMVYIGSRIGEVSHAAPLSLRRCVRDAIADLLPAGISGDPLHDFPETRSKKVAALINSIPRDGGSRAALPARRQLACHRRCDGFKDVYGRMAWADPAPTITGGCVNPSKGRFLHPTENRTITLREAALLQSFPSDYAFPLDRGKFAVAQLIGNAFPPEFVRLQGETIIDHLRCRQRRRTPT, via the coding sequence ATGAGGACAGGTTCGCATGATGCCCCATTCGACGAGGTTGCACCGACGGCGATCGACCTGTTCTCAGGCTGCGGAGGTACAACTCTTGGCCTAGTGCAAGCGGGCTTTGATGTCGTCGCTGGCGTTGAGATCGATCCTCTGGCCAGGAAGGCCTACGAGTTGAACCACCCGGCGATCCCGCTTTGGGATGACGTCTGCCAGGTTGATGTTCCTCAACTGCTGGCCCGCCTAAAGCGCAAATCAGGACAGATCGATCTCGTAGTCGGCTGTCCCCCGTGCCAAGCACACTCTGCTTTAGCCCGGCTCAATGGTGGGAGATACATCCGCAACCCGGAAAATAAAGACTTGGTCTTTGAGCTGCTTCGAATCGTTGAGGGCGTCAACCCGAAAATCGTGATGATTGAGAACGTTCCTCGCCTCGCGGAGGAACCACGATTCCGGAAGGTGCTCCGCAAACTACGTGAAGTTGGATACGTCGGCCAGCCAACGATTCTCAACGCTCGAGATTATGGTGTGCCCCAACGTCGGCTGAGGATGGTCTACATTGGAAGCCGTATTGGGGAAGTAAGCCATGCTGCTCCGCTTTCACTACGGCGGTGCGTTCGCGATGCCATTGCGGACCTTCTCCCTGCTGGAATCTCGGGAGACCCATTACACGACTTTCCCGAGACCCGATCGAAGAAGGTTGCAGCACTGATCAATTCCATTCCACGCGACGGGGGCAGCCGGGCCGCATTGCCCGCAAGACGGCAGCTCGCGTGTCATCGTCGATGCGATGGCTTCAAGGATGTCTACGGCCGCATGGCGTGGGCCGACCCTGCCCCGACAATCACCGGTGGCTGCGTCAATCCATCAAAAGGCCGATTCCTTCATCCAACTGAGAACCGGACGATCACCCTGAGGGAGGCCGCGCTTCTTCAGTCCTTCCCATCAGATTACGCCTTCCCGCTGGACCGTGGAAAGTTCGCGGTGGCTCAGTTAATCGGTAACGCATTCCCTCCGGAGTTCGTCCGCCTACAAGGGGAAACGATTATCGATCATCTTCGCTGCAGACAACGAAGACGGACTCCGACCTGA
- a CDS encoding ATP-binding protein — MSDGSFRMTVLGRTIEHLGTQMYKHRAPSIAELVANCWDAGAKECWLTVPTAAEYDPGASVISVKDSGDGMSENTVQDHYMVVGRNRRETDHGMVHNRKVMGRKGIGKLAGFGLATKVTVTTWTAAQPKGLRFSMQLDQFRVAAGKADDIVFPWSQVDKPANSAPHGTEVELSQLRHGSPLDLDALAETLTRRFSRITRREMKIYLNGSPLPEPTIDWLFQTEGDDGFLEAEIAEGKTVRYKYGFAKSPLRSKELQGFVVYANERTAQAPPFFFNVESTASSQHSTRYVSGEIVADYIDTGTDSESDLISTDRQEVDWEKEELKELKAWGEKLTRKILRDCGEMMGEELENWVIADSEFGARLDRLDTPTKKQIRGFLKVLGQQSAKNEPRTRELAESLIRAYEFRMFHDVIDHIEEVSTDPAKLAETLGRLHDWKVLESRAILEIVKGRLSVVNKLEAMILDNAPETASKITHDNLHDLLAGYPWLFNPEWQVFVEEKSIGRQLREWGQQDVPQDMADKRVDFLAFEKDAEDIVIVELKRPGHAVTFDEIQRLERYQVALMATRPRCRRVLVYGGTLTVPKTKLPGLEKDPDLQLLPWSEMFHRARKFYAHYAAVLNGDVSDPAFSQKQKEVVATRRLLEMGTAHRSREQRKEGLGNQDP; from the coding sequence ATGTCGGATGGCAGTTTCCGAATGACCGTCCTAGGTCGCACGATCGAACATCTCGGCACGCAGATGTACAAACACCGCGCGCCCTCCATCGCGGAGCTGGTGGCGAACTGCTGGGATGCAGGAGCGAAGGAGTGCTGGCTGACCGTTCCCACGGCCGCCGAGTATGACCCTGGCGCCAGCGTTATCTCGGTGAAGGACAGCGGCGACGGGATGTCAGAGAACACCGTCCAAGATCACTACATGGTTGTCGGCCGCAACCGTCGAGAAACGGACCACGGCATGGTCCACAATCGGAAAGTCATGGGCCGCAAAGGAATTGGCAAGCTTGCTGGTTTCGGTCTCGCCACCAAGGTCACTGTCACAACTTGGACCGCGGCACAGCCGAAAGGGCTGCGTTTCTCGATGCAGCTTGATCAATTCCGTGTCGCTGCGGGCAAGGCTGACGACATCGTTTTTCCTTGGTCGCAAGTCGATAAGCCAGCCAATAGCGCGCCTCACGGAACGGAGGTGGAGCTGTCACAGCTACGACATGGGTCGCCACTGGATCTCGACGCGCTGGCGGAGACCCTCACGAGGCGATTCTCGCGGATAACGCGGCGCGAGATGAAGATTTACTTGAACGGGTCGCCACTTCCTGAGCCGACCATCGACTGGCTTTTCCAGACAGAAGGCGATGACGGATTCTTGGAGGCGGAGATCGCTGAGGGCAAAACGGTGAGGTACAAGTACGGCTTCGCGAAATCTCCTTTGCGGTCGAAGGAGCTGCAAGGATTCGTGGTCTATGCCAACGAGCGGACAGCCCAGGCGCCGCCGTTCTTCTTCAACGTCGAATCGACTGCTTCGTCGCAACACTCGACGCGATACGTCAGCGGCGAGATCGTTGCAGACTACATCGACACGGGCACCGATTCTGAGTCTGACCTCATCTCCACCGATCGACAGGAGGTCGACTGGGAGAAAGAGGAGCTCAAAGAGCTTAAGGCTTGGGGCGAGAAACTGACCCGAAAGATTCTGCGTGACTGCGGCGAGATGATGGGCGAGGAGCTCGAGAACTGGGTGATTGCCGATTCGGAGTTTGGCGCAAGGTTGGACAGGCTCGACACGCCCACAAAGAAGCAGATTCGCGGGTTCCTCAAGGTGCTTGGGCAGCAGTCGGCAAAGAACGAGCCGCGAACACGCGAGTTGGCCGAGTCGCTGATTCGCGCCTACGAATTCAGGATGTTTCACGATGTGATCGACCACATCGAAGAGGTCAGTACAGATCCCGCGAAACTGGCGGAAACTCTGGGGCGACTTCATGACTGGAAGGTCCTTGAAAGCCGCGCGATTCTCGAGATTGTCAAAGGGCGACTGAGCGTCGTGAATAAGCTCGAAGCAATGATTCTGGACAATGCTCCTGAGACTGCATCGAAAATCACACACGACAATTTGCATGACTTGCTGGCCGGTTACCCATGGCTCTTTAACCCGGAATGGCAAGTTTTCGTTGAAGAAAAGTCCATCGGCAGACAGCTCAGGGAGTGGGGGCAACAGGATGTTCCGCAGGATATGGCTGATAAGCGGGTCGACTTCCTAGCTTTTGAGAAAGATGCCGAGGACATCGTCATCGTCGAACTCAAGCGGCCCGGCCACGCTGTCACATTCGATGAGATCCAACGTCTTGAGCGCTATCAGGTGGCATTGATGGCAACTCGCCCACGCTGTCGCCGAGTGCTGGTTTACGGCGGGACGCTCACTGTCCCCAAAACCAAGTTGCCCGGCCTTGAGAAGGATCCAGATTTACAGCTGCTTCCTTGGAGCGAGATGTTTCACAGAGCAAGAAAGTTTTACGCCCACTACGCCGCGGTGCTGAATGGCGACGTCAGCGACCCCGCTTTCAGTCAAAAGCAGAAGGAAGTCGTCGCGACACGCCGACTTTTGGAGATGGGCACTGCTCACCGATCACGAGAACAACGCAAAGAAGGATTGGGGAATCAAGATCCATGA
- a CDS encoding helicase HerA domain-containing protein, protein MKQLAIAKNLSVPLDAISRPWAFLGIRGSGKTYAAGKLVETMLDAKAQVVILDPIGNWYGLRLDRTGKKPSRFAIPIIGGLHGDVPIEPQAGGLVADFVVDTGSSVVLDVSQLRKEQRKHFATDFAEQLFHRKKAHRSPLHLAIEESQVFIPQMGKGQERMLGAFEDLVRLGRNFGIGVSMITQRPQSVNKEVLNQAEPLVVFQLVGKHERDAVKGWMQHVGADLDDAMAKLAGLQEGDCYFWSPAWLRTFQPTRFLEKNSFDGSSTPGIGEATASRKLAAVDLGALQKSMATVIEKKKADDPAELRKTIAQLQKQLAVKVPAGAMKSDQAAIDRAVKKAVHESDKWWSAEAGKLLNKINRIKGVLGDGGLDAIPVRPALQLATEPAMVPAPPELLAAVERRHSAPRSTGDDGLTGPEQRILDALAWLESIGVKQPANSTVAFIADYSPTTSSYKNAKGALRTKGLIEYLPGGCLSLTDDGVAAAVHPTEIHTDNQLRERILSRLPGPEQKILTVLIEAYPVSVSYAALADATAYSSTTSSFKNARGALRSLGFATYPAAGEVRAADLLFPGRAP, encoded by the coding sequence ATGAAACAGCTGGCAATTGCCAAGAACCTGTCGGTGCCGCTCGATGCAATCTCGCGCCCCTGGGCGTTCCTGGGTATCCGCGGATCCGGGAAGACCTACGCGGCTGGGAAGCTGGTCGAGACGATGCTCGACGCCAAGGCCCAGGTCGTGATCCTCGACCCGATCGGGAACTGGTACGGGCTGCGCCTCGACCGGACGGGAAAGAAGCCGAGCCGCTTTGCGATCCCGATCATCGGCGGGTTGCACGGCGACGTGCCGATCGAGCCCCAGGCTGGCGGACTCGTGGCCGACTTCGTCGTCGATACCGGATCGTCCGTCGTCCTCGACGTCAGCCAGCTCCGCAAGGAACAGCGCAAGCACTTCGCGACCGATTTCGCGGAGCAGCTGTTTCACCGGAAGAAGGCGCATCGTTCGCCGCTGCATCTGGCGATCGAGGAGTCTCAGGTTTTCATTCCGCAGATGGGCAAGGGGCAGGAGCGAATGCTCGGTGCCTTCGAGGACCTGGTGCGTCTCGGCCGGAACTTCGGCATCGGCGTCTCGATGATCACTCAGCGACCACAGAGCGTGAATAAGGAGGTGTTGAACCAGGCGGAACCGCTGGTCGTGTTCCAGCTGGTCGGGAAGCATGAACGGGACGCGGTGAAGGGCTGGATGCAGCACGTCGGCGCTGATCTCGACGACGCCATGGCGAAGCTCGCCGGCCTGCAGGAGGGGGACTGCTACTTCTGGTCGCCGGCGTGGCTGCGAACATTTCAGCCGACGCGGTTCCTCGAGAAGAACTCCTTCGACGGATCGTCGACGCCGGGCATCGGCGAGGCCACGGCCTCCAGGAAGCTGGCGGCCGTCGACCTGGGCGCTCTGCAGAAGTCGATGGCCACGGTCATTGAGAAGAAGAAGGCGGACGATCCGGCCGAGCTGCGGAAGACGATCGCCCAACTCCAGAAGCAGCTCGCCGTAAAGGTCCCGGCCGGCGCGATGAAGAGTGATCAAGCAGCCATCGATCGTGCCGTGAAGAAGGCGGTGCATGAGTCCGACAAATGGTGGAGTGCGGAAGCCGGGAAGCTGTTGAACAAAATCAACAGGATCAAAGGCGTTCTAGGTGATGGCGGTCTCGACGCGATACCAGTACGTCCGGCACTTCAGTTGGCAACGGAGCCGGCGATGGTGCCAGCCCCACCAGAGTTGCTCGCCGCCGTTGAGCGGAGGCATTCCGCGCCAAGGTCCACCGGCGACGACGGTCTTACAGGGCCCGAGCAGCGCATCCTCGACGCGCTCGCCTGGCTCGAATCGATCGGCGTCAAGCAGCCGGCAAATTCGACGGTCGCGTTCATTGCTGACTACAGCCCGACGACGTCGTCTTACAAGAACGCGAAGGGGGCACTTCGGACGAAGGGGCTGATCGAGTACTTGCCTGGGGGCTGTCTGTCGTTGACGGACGATGGAGTCGCCGCGGCCGTCCATCCGACCGAGATCCACACCGACAACCAACTGCGTGAACGGATTCTCAGCCGTCTGCCTGGGCCCGAGCAGAAGATCCTGACCGTTCTGATCGAAGCCTACCCGGTCAGCGTGAGCTACGCCGCGCTCGCTGATGCGACGGCCTATTCGTCGACAACATCCTCTTTCAAGAACGCACGCGGCGCTCTCCGCAGCCTGGGCTTCGCGACCTATCCGGCAGCCGGTGAGGTGCGAGCTGCGGACCTGCTCTTTCCCGGGAGAGCGCCATGA